The proteins below are encoded in one region of Methanosarcina barkeri 3:
- the gvpA gene encoding gas vesicle protein GvpA, whose amino-acid sequence MVSQSPDSSSLAEVLDRILDKGIVVDVWARVSLVGIEILAIEARVVVASVDTFLHYAEEITKIEIAAKEEKPAIAA is encoded by the coding sequence ATGGTTTCACAGAGTCCAGACAGTTCCAGCCTGGCAGAAGTGCTTGACAGGATTCTTGACAAAGGTATAGTTGTTGACGTATGGGCAAGAGTTTCACTTGTCGGTATTGAAATCCTGGCAATTGAAGCAAGAGTAGTTGTTGCATCTGTTGACACTTTCCTGCACTATGCAGAAGAGATTACAAAAATCGAAATTGCTGCAAAAGAAGAAAAACCAGCTATTGCAGCATAA
- the gvpA gene encoding gas vesicle protein GvpA, whose amino-acid sequence MVSQSPDSSSLAEVLDRILDKGIVVDVWARVSLVGIEILAIEARVVVASVDTFLHYAEEITKIEIAAKEEKPAIAA is encoded by the coding sequence ATGGTTTCACAGAGTCCAGACAGTTCCAGCCTGGCAGAAGTGCTTGACAGGATTCTTGACAAAGGTATAGTTGTTGACGTATGGGCAAGAGTTTCACTTGTCGGTATTGAAATCCTGGCAATTGAAGCAAGAGTAGTTGTCGCATCTGTTGACACTTTCCTGCACTATGCAGAAGAGATCACAAAAATCGAAATTGCTGCAAAAGAAGAAAAACCAGCTATTGCAGCATAA
- a CDS encoding DUF2892 domain-containing protein, with product MEMSDYSEFVRGDRVRANTPPEINQAIDIEIAATVRFYASKTNYEINKKIKELDFEWDIERYLEANAAIFTFIGTVLGFKKSRKWLILPLIVSIFLFQHAVQGWCPPVSVFRRLGIRTRREIEMEKYALKALREDFMSS from the coding sequence ATGGAGATGAGCGATTACAGCGAATTCGTGAGAGGAGATAGAGTACGGGCTAATACGCCTCCTGAAATCAATCAGGCAATTGATATCGAAATAGCTGCAACAGTACGGTTCTATGCAAGCAAAACAAATTATGAAATAAACAAAAAAATTAAAGAACTAGATTTTGAATGGGACATCGAGCGCTATCTCGAAGCAAATGCAGCTATATTTACCTTTATAGGAACTGTTCTGGGCTTTAAAAAGAGTCGAAAATGGCTTATTCTGCCTCTAATAGTCTCTATTTTCCTGTTTCAACATGCAGTGCAGGGATGGTGTCCCCCTGTATCCGTATTCAGACGGCTTGGCATACGCACAAGACGGGAAATAGAAATGGAAAAATATGCACTTAAAGCTTTACGTGAAGATTTTATGAGCTCTTAG
- the gvpA gene encoding gas vesicle protein GvpA, whose amino-acid sequence MVSQSPDSSSLAEVLDRILDKGIVVDVWARVSLVGIEILAIEARVVVASVDTFLHYAEEITKIEIAAKEEKPAIAA is encoded by the coding sequence ATGGTTTCACAGAGTCCAGACAGTTCCAGCCTGGCAGAAGTGCTTGACAGGATTCTTGACAAAGGTATAGTTGTTGACGTATGGGCAAGAGTTTCACTTGTCGGTATTGAAATCCTGGCAATTGAAGCAAGAGTAGTTGTCGCATCTGTTGACACTTTCCTGCACTATGCAGAAGAGATCACAAAAATTGAAATCGCTGCAAAAGAAGAAAAACCAGCTATTGCAGCATAA
- a CDS encoding transglutaminase-like domain-containing protein, whose protein sequence is MIRVKFFKLLSFLLLFAFASGCVYPAATDEVPVSGLNSENLIKDLQNTTPNGMDNPLSADIVSGEQNKKEENESSVYLTNSTSPDIPEVPTYREEKTNVVYPREYRRLSMNFQRGIGLGNEKIASEVFNITGKTSGYNIKDACNVFDYVNQRWEYRDEKGEFFFDASQTINEGYKGDCDDYSIVISALLKNMGLNTRVVTVTNESYGHAYPELYIGNNQETASEILRYVQSRYYYAENICYSGRELKDGKLQYWLNFDWSGSNGYRHPGGIYFKGAEVIYYPEGLIEF, encoded by the coding sequence GTGATCAGGGTGAAGTTTTTCAAGTTATTAAGTTTCCTTCTTCTTTTTGCATTTGCTTCCGGATGTGTATATCCTGCCGCTACGGATGAAGTTCCTGTTTCAGGTCTGAACTCAGAAAATCTGATCAAGGATTTACAGAATACAACACCCAATGGAATGGATAATCCTTTGTCTGCTGATATAGTATCTGGGGAACAAAACAAGAAAGAGGAAAACGAGAGCTCTGTATACCTGACAAACTCTACTTCTCCTGATATACCAGAAGTTCCGACTTATCGTGAAGAAAAAACAAACGTTGTCTATCCTAGAGAGTACAGGCGATTGTCCATGAATTTTCAGAGAGGTATTGGGTTAGGAAATGAGAAAATCGCCTCCGAAGTCTTCAATATAACTGGAAAGACCTCAGGATACAATATTAAAGATGCTTGTAATGTTTTTGATTACGTGAACCAGCGTTGGGAGTACCGCGATGAAAAAGGTGAATTTTTCTTCGATGCGTCTCAGACTATAAATGAAGGATATAAAGGAGACTGTGATGACTATTCCATAGTTATATCTGCCCTTTTAAAAAATATGGGGCTCAATACAAGGGTCGTTACTGTAACAAACGAAAGCTACGGGCATGCCTATCCTGAACTTTATATAGGGAATAACCAGGAAACTGCATCCGAAATTCTCAGATATGTACAGAGTAGATATTACTATGCTGAAAATATCTGTTACTCAGGTAGAGAACTTAAAGACGGAAAGCTTCAGTACTGGTTAAACTTTGACTGGAGCGGGTCAAATGGATACAGGCACCCTGGAGGCATATATTTTAAAGGAGCAGAGGTAATTTACTATCCTGAAGGACTGATTGAGTTCTGA